The window TTGTAAGTGCTGAAGAAAAAACGAAAGACAAAAAAGGACTTTGTGTTGTAATAGCTTTGAATTATGGCGCAAGGCAGGAGATAATAAATGCGGTAAAAAATTTGGCTTTGGACATAAAGAGTGGTAAAATTGATATCGGAGATGTTGATGAGGACCTCTTTAAAAAATATCTTTACACAAATGATATCCCTGACCCTGACCTTTTGATAAGACCAAGCGGAGAGATGAGGGTTTCAAACTTTCTTTTGTGGCAGATATCATATACAGAATTTTGGTTTTCCAATGTGCTTTGGCCGGACTTCAAAAAGGAGCACCTTTTAAAAGCTATCGAAGACTATCAAAAAAGAGAAAGAAGATTTGGTGGTGTTAAATAGCCTTTTTGGAGGAAATAAAATGAAACAGAGGATAATCACTGCTATCTGGGGAATAGCGTTGGTAGCTTTGGCAAACTTTCTTGGTGGTATTTGGCTGAAGATTTTTAGTGCTCTTGTTGCAGCAGTTGCTTTGTATGAATTTTATAGTTTGTTTAGAATAGAAAGATATATGTTCTATTTGAGCATAACATTGAGTACCTTTATTATTTTTAGCAATCTTAATATTAGCAGCAAAATATTATTTTTGTTTGTTTTCCTTTTTCTACTTGCTTTAATAGAAAGCTTTAAAAACAGGATAGCTTCACAAAATATAATTTATGTAATATTTTCTTTTATTTACATAGTTTTTCCCATTTTGTTATTAGTAATGTTAAGAGAATTTGAAAATGGGAAAAAACTAATATGGGTTCCTTACCTTGTATGCTGGCTTTCAGATACTTTTGCGTATTTTGCTGGCCTTACACTTGGAAAAAGAAGAATATGGACAAGTATTAGTCCTAAAAAAAGTTTAGAAGGCTTTTTTGGAGCAATGGTTGGAGGTGTGCTTGCTGTTTGGTTTTATAAGTTTGGACTTTCTGGCAAGAATTTTGATTTATCAACCATGCTTATAAGTGCAACAGAAGGTATGATACTATCTGTTGTTGCACACACAGGCGATTTGTTTGCTTCAATGCTAAAAAGACAGCAGCAGAAAAAGGATTTTGGCTCTATTTTGCCAGGACATGGTGGTGTGCTTGACAGGTTCGACAGCTTAATCATGGTCACACCAATAATCTATTTTCTTGCAAAATTTGGATTATTTTAATAATTGCATTTAAAGGAGCGAAGTATATGACAAGAAGCATTTGCATCCTAGGGTCAACTGGGTCTATAGGTGTTCAGACAATAGATGTTGCAAAAAGGCTTGGGATTAAAGTTGTGGGGCTTTCAACGCACAAAAATGTAGATCTTTTGATTGAACAGGCAAGAGATCTAGACCCTGACATTTTATGTATTGGAGATGAGAAGTACTATACTTTATTAAAAGAAAATTTTCCTGATAAAATAATTGTAACAGGTCAAGAAGGGCTAATTAGTGTTGCAACATATCCAGCAGCAGATTTGATAGTAAATGCTCTTGTTGGTATATCTGGTTTAGTG is drawn from Caldicellulosiruptor diazotrophicus and contains these coding sequences:
- a CDS encoding isoprenyl transferase yields the protein MLEFLKREKIKIEKEKMPQHIAIIMDGNGRWARKRGLPRSAGHRFGAQKLKEIVLFADEIGLKYLTVYAFSTENWKRPKEEVENLMNLLREFFDTEIENLINKTQIRIRVIGDISKLDKDIQERIVSAEEKTKDKKGLCVVIALNYGARQEIINAVKNLALDIKSGKIDIGDVDEDLFKKYLYTNDIPDPDLLIRPSGEMRVSNFLLWQISYTEFWFSNVLWPDFKKEHLLKAIEDYQKRERRFGGVK
- a CDS encoding phosphatidate cytidylyltransferase — protein: MKQRIITAIWGIALVALANFLGGIWLKIFSALVAAVALYEFYSLFRIERYMFYLSITLSTFIIFSNLNISSKILFLFVFLFLLALIESFKNRIASQNIIYVIFSFIYIVFPILLLVMLREFENGKKLIWVPYLVCWLSDTFAYFAGLTLGKRRIWTSISPKKSLEGFFGAMVGGVLAVWFYKFGLSGKNFDLSTMLISATEGMILSVVAHTGDLFASMLKRQQQKKDFGSILPGHGGVLDRFDSLIMVTPIIYFLAKFGLF